Proteins encoded by one window of Salarias fasciatus chromosome 1, fSalaFa1.1, whole genome shotgun sequence:
- the bbs4 gene encoding BBSome complex member BBS4, which translates to MTTASTVDRPKMAEEENSTALPVSTEAKKRRAPKAPDLPIVERRNWLIHQHYIRKDYDTCKVIIKEQLQETNGICEYAIYVQALILRLEGKIQESLELFQSCAILNPSSTDNLKQVARSLFLLGKHKAAIEFYHEAARLNEKDWEISHNLGVCYFFIKDFKNAEEHLNTALQINKHDKTFMMLGKVHLLAGETDKAIEVYKKAVESSPENTELLTTLGLLFLQLGKYQKAFEHLGNALTFDPNNYKAILAAGSMMQTHGDFDVAMNKYRVAACAVPESPPLWNNIGMCFFGKKKYVAAISCLKRAHYLSPFDWKVLYNLGLVHLTMQQYASAFHFLSASINLNPRMGELYMLLAVALTNLEDVENATRAYEQAATLDESNPLVNLNFAIFLYNHGDKKAALDQYQEMERKVNVLRDSSSSFEFDPELMDMAQKMGAALQVTDGLVWTKPGKDSKSKPQSAAAAKSPGAELGTNQALGQAMSSAASYNRNLQLPAGVSKGSSVTAESDPDVDAAPSPPSDPPGSPDPEDPETSRPRSSKKKSKVEE; encoded by the exons atgacaacagcttCTACTGTTGATCGTCCCAAgatggcggaggaggagaaTAGCACCGCG CTCCCAGTTTCTACTGAAGCCAAGAAACGACGAGCACCTAAAG CTCCAGACCTTCCCATAGTGGAGAGGAGAAACTGGCTGATCCACCAGCACTACATCCGCAAGGACTACGACACCTGCAAG GTGATCAtcaaagagcagctgcaggagaccAATGGCATTTGTGAATATGCCATCTACGTTCAAG CACTAATCTTGCGTCTCGAGGGCAAGATCCAAGAGTCCCTGGAGCTGTTCCAGAGCTGCGCCATCCTGAATCCCAGCAGCACCGACAACCTGAAGCAAGTGGCCCGATCGCT atttcttcTGGGGAAGCACAAAGCGGCCATTGAATTCTATCATGAAGCTGCACGGCTCAACGAGAAGGACTGG GAGATCAGCCATAATCTGGGGGTGTGTTACTTCTTCATCAAAGACTTCAAAAAC GCTGAAGAACATCTAAACACGGCTCTCCAGATAAATAAGCACGACAAGACTTTCATGATGCTGGGGAAGGTTCATTTGCTGGCGGGAGAGACTGACAAGGCCATTGAAGTGTATAAGAAAGCCGTGGA ATCGTCTCCGGAGAACACCGAGCTGCTCACCACGCTCGGCCTGCTCTTCCTGCAG ctTGGAAAATACCAGAAGGCGTTTGAACACCTTGGAAACGCGCTCACCTTTGACCCCAACAATTACAAG GCCATCCTGGCTGCAGGCAGCATGATGCAGACGCACGGCGACTTCGACGTGGCCATGAACAAGTACCGCGTGGCGGCGTGCGCCGTGCCCGAGAGCCCCCCGCTCTGGAACAACATCGGCATGTGCTTCTTCGGCAAGAAGAAATACGTAGCG GCCATCAGCTGCCTGAAGCGAGCCCACTACCTGTCTCCCTTCGACTGGAAAGTCCTGTACAACCTGGGCCTGGTCCACCTGACCATGCAGCAGTACGCCTCGGCCTTCCACTTCCTCAGCGCCTCCATCAATCTCAACCCGCGCATGGGGGAGCTCTACATGCTGCTGGCAG TGGCTCTGACCAACCTGGAGGACGTGGAGAACGCCACCAGAGCGTATGAGCAGGCCGCCACCCTGGACGA GTCCAATCCCCTGGTGAACCTGAACTTCGCCATCTTCCTCTACAACCACGGAGACAAAAAGGCGGCTCTGGATCAGTACCAGGAGATGGAGCGGAAGGTCAACGTGCTccgagacagcagcagcagcttcgaGTTTGATCCCGAG CTGATGGACATGGCTCAGAAGATGGGCGCCGCCCTGCAGGTGACCGACGGTCTGGTGTGGACCAAACCGGGGAAGGACTCCAAGTCCAAACCTCagtctgccgccgccgccaagagCCCCGGCGCCGAGCTGGGAACCAACCAGGCTCTGGGCCAGGCCATGTCGTCGGCCGCCAGCTACAACAGGAACCTGCAGCTGCCGGCAG ggGTTTCCAAAGGCTCGTCCGTGACTGCCGAGTCGGATCCAGATGTGGATGCGgcccccagccccccctccgACCCGCCGGGATCTCCAGATCCAGAAGACCCCGAAACCAGCAGACCCCGATCCTCCAAGAAGAAATCCAAGGTGGAGGAGTGA